The Candidatus Limnocylindrales bacterium region CAGTCTCGACGGCGGATCGGTCGAGACGTCGAAGATGCACAGCGCGATCTCGCTTGTCGTCGCCGGATCGCCAAAATCGAGAATATTGGTGGCCTCGCCGTTCTTCCATTGCCAGCGCAGCTTGTCCTTGTCGTCGGGCGATTTGTCGGAGATCTGCAGCTTGCTGCTGGAGGACCTCATGGATGCGTGACAGTCGGTTCTCGGACCGACCACGCAGCCCTCGCCGGCGCTGTACACGAAACAAGCGGGACATGCGTAACCACCACTCTGGCAGATCTCGTCGTGGCAAATCTCGTCCGTGGTGGAATCGTCACCGTCGTCGCAGTTGAAGCCGTCCGGAAGCCCCGTGCAGTCGCTGAGGTCGCATCCGCTGACATCGCAACGGGCGCCTTGCTCGCTGGACGAAAAACTTACGCACCCGTGCGGCGGCGACGAGTAGCTGTGTCCGCTGCCCGAGAACGTAAGATTGTCGAGCGCGGCGGTGCCGGTGAAGTCGGAAGATATCGCACAGAAACCCTGACGTACCGTCTTCACCAGATTGATCGTCCCAGTGGCGGTATCGATGGTGCCTACCCTCGATGGAACCTCCCCCGGATCCTGGCTCGTGCCGAACTCCTCGACGACGCCCATGCGCTGAATGAAACGCAGCTGGGAGACATGGTGAAACCCGAAGTCCGGGAGATCGACGCTGTCGCGCCAGATCCCGGTCAGATTGACGCAGGACGGTGTGGCACATCCGCCTCCGCAGATGCCGGCGCTGCAGGTCTCGCCCTGCGTGCAGTCGTTGCGATCGTCGCAAGACGCCGCATCGGCCGACGGCGTGCACACCGACGGCTCGCCGGCACATGCAAAACACGGCTCGATCCGGCATTCGGAGTCGCAGCCGTCGCCATCTTCGGCGTCCCCGTCGAAACACTCGCAGCGCGTGAAATAGCGATGCGTGACGGTGAACCCGATTCCGCTTTGGCCATCCAGCACATCTCCCGCACCGACCGCAGCGAGTGCGAGGTTATACGAAGACGAAGTGGTGGATGTGGCCGAAAGAAACGTCCCGTCGAACGTTCCTTCGAAGTCGACGGTCGTGCTGTTTTCGGTCCAGATGACCGAGATCGCCGTCCCGCTCTGAACGATGTCGGCAAAGATTCCCGGCGTCGCCGAAGCAACGTGCCAGTGACCGGTGAGATCCGTCGCGCCAGCAGCACTGGCCGCAGCGAGCACCAGCGCCGGAACAATGGGCCAATGACGACGGAGACGAAGGGCGTGGCCGAGGGACCTCGGGAGCGACATCAACCGGTAGTACCACCCTTCGCTCCGCAGAGTCCATGACGAATGACGGGATGTGTGTGCCGGGCGACACACTCTGCCTTGCTCGCCGCCCTAGCCGACTTCGGCCAGATCAAGCAGCCCCGACCAGCGCGCGCGCAGCACGCGGCGCAACTCTTTCGACTCCGGCGTCTCGAGCTTCGGATCGTGCGCGAGCCACGCCAGTGCCTCGATGCGTGCGAGCGCGAGCAGCTCGCCGTCGCGCACGAGATTTGCCGCGCGAAGCGCCGGCGTCCCTGACTGCCGCGTGCCCAGATACTCGCCCGGCCCGCGCAGCTTGAGATCCGCCTCGGCAATCGCAAAGCCGTCACCGGTCGCTTCCATTACCGACAGCCTCTCGAACGACTCGCGGCTCTGCCCGACGTCGGCCACCAGGCAGCAGAACGATTCCTGCGACCCGCGCCCTACCCGCCCGCGAAGCTGATGAAGCTGCGCGAGCCCGAAGCGCTCGGCATGCTCGATCACCATGATCGTCGCATTCGGCACGTCGATGCCGACTTCGATGACGGTCGTTGCAACCAGCACGTGAAGCTCCCCGGCCTTGAAGCGCCGCATGACGGCGTCCTTCTCGCTCGGCTTCATGCGCCCGTGCAGCAGCCCGACGCGAAACTCGCGGAACGGCCCCTGCTGCAGCTGCTCGGCCATGCTCGTGGCATCGGCCAGATCCATCGTCTCGGATTCTTCGACGAGCGGATAGACCACGTAACACTGGCGGCCTTCGCGCATCGCCGCCGCCATGCGCGCATACAGCCGAGGACGGGCGGTCGTGCGCATCACGCGCGTCTGCACCGGCTGCCGTCCGGGCGGGAGCTCGTCGAGCACGCTGACGTCGAGATCTCCGTAGAGCGTAAGCGACAATGTGCGCGGAATCGGCGTGGCGGAAAGCAGCAGCGTGTCCGCACGAACGCCCTTGCGACCGTCCGCACCGACCGCCGACGTCTGGATGGCCTGGCGCTGCGCAACGCCGAAGCGATGCTGCTCGTCGACGATCGCGAGCCCGAGGCGCGCGAACGACGTGGACTCCTGGATCAGCGCATGTGTGCCGATGACCAGGTCGGTGTGTCCCGACGCGACCGCCTCGCGGATCTCACGCGCCGCCGCGGCCTTGAGGCCTCCGGTCAGCAGGCGGATGTCGATCTTCTCCGCATCGGCCCACGCGCGCATCGTCGCGAAATGCTGCTCGGCCAGAAGCTCGGTCGGTGCCATCACGGCCACCTGATAGCCGGCAGCAATGGCCTGGATTGCCGCCGCGAACGCGACCACCGTCTTGCCGCTGCCGACGTCACCCTGAACCAGCCGGCTCATCGGCTCGGGCCGCGCCATGTCGGCGGCAATTTCGTGCGTCACCTTCTTCTGTGCGCGCGTGGCTTCGAACGGAAGGCTCGAAAAGTAACGCCGCAGGCGATCGTCCGCGCGCGGGATGACGAGGCCCGGCTGATGCCGGCGCTCGGACTTGCGCAGCGACATGCCGACCTGAAGCGAGAACAGCTCCTCGAAGATGAGGCTGCGATGCGCCGGCGTGACGGAAGCGGCGAGCGCATCCACGTCCGCATCGGCCGGCGGCTCGTGCACGTAGCGGAGCGCATCGGCGACCGGCATCAGGCGAAGCCGCGAGCGCACAGCCTTCGGCACGGCGCTCTCGACGAACGGCGCGTACTTGGCGCTGACCTGCATGATGATCCGCCGCATCGCCGCGACCGGAATGTCGCCGGGCTTCTGATAGACCGAAAGAATCCGCGCGACGCCGGCCGGAATCTCGCCGGCGCTCGCCCCGCCGTCGCCCGCGTCGAGCTTCTCGATTTCGGGATGCACGATCTGAAGCCCGCCACGCGGCGCCGGCTCGACGCGCCCATGCACGAGCCACAGCGCTCCGCCTTTCAGCTTGTCGCGAAAGTACGCGGCCTGCTGGAACCACAACAGCTCGGCCCATCCGCTGTCGTCGGTCAGCAATGCATGAAGGATCGATCCGCGGCGGCCGGGACGCCGGTGCTCGCGTACCGCAGTGATTTTTCCGACCAGCGTCGCGTCGCCGCCGACTGCGGCCTCGCGAAGCGTGACGATCCTGCGGCGATCCTCGTAGCGGAACGGCAGATGGAACAGCAGGTCCTCGAACGTGCGAAGGCCGGCCTTCTCGAGCATCTCTCCGCGCTTCGGACCGACGCCTTTGAGAAACTGGACAGAGTCTTCGAGCGCCACGTTCGTTCCTGCCTGACAGGCGGTGTAGCTGAGTCGCAGCCGGGAAGTCGAACGAGGTGGGACGGCGCTATGCCGGTGTCTGCACGGTTCGGCCGGCCTTGCCGGCGACCGGTTCGTCCTTTGCGCCGAGCGAATCCAGGATCGAGTCGAACAGCGACGGAACGCGGCAGAGCGCAGGCATCATCAGGTGGCGAAGCGGTGACCGCCGAAGCGCGAGCAGCGCGGTCGTGCTCCACCAGTAACGGCGCACGAG contains the following coding sequences:
- the recG gene encoding ATP-dependent DNA helicase RecG, which codes for MRSAAFRRCSTRSWIRSAQRTNRSPARPAEPCRHRHSAVPPRSTSRLRLSYTACQAGTNVALEDSVQFLKGVGPKRGEMLEKAGLRTFEDLLFHLPFRYEDRRRIVTLREAAVGGDATLVGKITAVREHRRPGRRGSILHALLTDDSGWAELLWFQQAAYFRDKLKGGALWLVHGRVEPAPRGGLQIVHPEIEKLDAGDGGASAGEIPAGVARILSVYQKPGDIPVAAMRRIIMQVSAKYAPFVESAVPKAVRSRLRLMPVADALRYVHEPPADADVDALAASVTPAHRSLIFEELFSLQVGMSLRKSERRHQPGLVIPRADDRLRRYFSSLPFEATRAQKKVTHEIAADMARPEPMSRLVQGDVGSGKTVVAFAAAIQAIAAGYQVAVMAPTELLAEQHFATMRAWADAEKIDIRLLTGGLKAAAAREIREAVASGHTDLVIGTHALIQESTSFARLGLAIVDEQHRFGVAQRQAIQTSAVGADGRKGVRADTLLLSATPIPRTLSLTLYGDLDVSVLDELPPGRQPVQTRVMRTTARPRLYARMAAAMREGRQCYVVYPLVEESETMDLADATSMAEQLQQGPFREFRVGLLHGRMKPSEKDAVMRRFKAGELHVLVATTVIEVGIDVPNATIMVIEHAERFGLAQLHQLRGRVGRGSQESFCCLVADVGQSRESFERLSVMEATGDGFAIAEADLKLRGPGEYLGTRQSGTPALRAANLVRDGELLALARIEALAWLAHDPKLETPESKELRRVLRARWSGLLDLAEVG